One window of Paludibacter propionicigenes WB4 genomic DNA carries:
- a CDS encoding B12-binding domain-containing radical SAM protein yields the protein MKILLVTPPLTQLNTPYPATCHLLGFLRSKGVDAEQMDLSIELIQTLFTSKNLKAIFEKAGALPKLSKQNKIMLQQADFYIQTIDPVMRFLSERDNSLAQRFSNRDFWPVNKRLPSEDDLEWGFGAIGNHDRAKHLCTLFLKDLCDFINQTIDSRFELIRYAESLCLRLPEFAPLQAELEKPLSLIDELMLEIFAKRITESKPDFVGFSIPFPGNLYSALRCAQWIKTNSQNTKIIFGGGYINTELRDLTDPTIFNYIDFITFDDGELPLLRLLTGGEFIRTFYRDSSGIIVRANFESKENIKFSESGTADYDGLLQNNYINLIELTNPMHALWSNGRWNKMMLAHGCYWGKCAFCDGSLDYIGRYEAAPIELIVDRMEAIMQQTGQSGFHFVDEAAPPALLRKLAEEILRRKITVSYWTNVRFEKSFTPELCYILSQSGCIAISGGLEVASPRILKLINKGITIETARESMKNFAEVGIMTHAYLMYGFPTETEKETIESLEVVRNLFEEGYIQSAFWHRYAMTIHSPSGQQPETVGAKHIDTDKGSFANNEIPFTTSHEIDLDFYGKGLNLATYNYMNGAGYDIEVRKWFK from the coding sequence ATGAAGATTCTGCTTGTAACGCCCCCGCTAACACAGCTCAACACACCATACCCCGCTACATGTCATTTATTGGGTTTTCTACGTTCCAAAGGCGTTGATGCCGAACAAATGGATTTAAGTATTGAACTTATTCAGACTCTTTTTACAAGTAAAAATCTGAAAGCAATTTTCGAAAAAGCAGGCGCTCTTCCTAAACTCTCCAAGCAAAATAAAATCATGCTTCAACAGGCTGATTTTTATATACAAACTATTGATCCGGTAATGCGATTTTTGAGCGAGCGAGACAACTCCTTGGCGCAACGATTCTCAAACCGCGACTTTTGGCCTGTCAACAAAAGACTTCCCAGCGAAGATGATTTAGAATGGGGATTTGGAGCTATTGGAAATCACGACCGGGCAAAACACTTATGCACACTTTTTCTGAAAGATTTGTGTGACTTTATCAATCAGACGATTGACTCACGTTTTGAATTGATCCGCTACGCTGAATCCCTCTGCCTGCGACTACCCGAATTTGCACCCTTACAAGCGGAATTAGAGAAGCCGCTATCGCTGATTGATGAGTTGATGTTGGAAATTTTCGCAAAAAGAATAACCGAATCCAAGCCCGACTTCGTAGGCTTTAGCATTCCTTTCCCGGGAAATCTGTATAGCGCTTTACGATGTGCGCAATGGATCAAAACAAACTCGCAGAACACTAAAATTATTTTTGGAGGCGGGTACATAAATACCGAACTACGCGACCTGACCGACCCAACCATTTTCAACTACATTGACTTTATCACATTCGACGACGGTGAGCTGCCGTTATTGCGACTTCTAACCGGTGGTGAATTCATTCGTACATTCTATCGGGACAGTTCGGGAATAATCGTTCGGGCAAACTTTGAGAGTAAAGAAAACATTAAATTTAGCGAAAGCGGAACGGCTGATTACGACGGGTTACTTCAGAATAATTACATCAATCTGATAGAACTCACCAATCCTATGCACGCCTTGTGGAGCAACGGTCGATGGAACAAAATGATGCTGGCGCATGGCTGTTATTGGGGTAAATGCGCATTCTGCGATGGAAGTCTGGATTATATCGGACGGTACGAGGCTGCGCCAATTGAATTAATCGTCGACCGAATGGAAGCTATCATGCAGCAAACCGGTCAATCGGGATTTCACTTTGTGGACGAAGCAGCACCTCCTGCCCTACTTCGGAAACTGGCCGAAGAAATTCTTCGTCGTAAAATAACCGTAAGCTACTGGACAAATGTTCGATTCGAGAAATCATTTACCCCGGAACTTTGTTATATATTATCGCAGTCAGGCTGTATTGCCATTTCAGGAGGGTTGGAAGTTGCTTCGCCACGTATTTTGAAACTTATAAATAAAGGCATTACAATAGAAACTGCGCGCGAAAGCATGAAAAATTTCGCCGAAGTCGGTATCATGACCCACGCATACTTGATGTATGGTTTTCCTACCGAAACTGAAAAAGAAACCATCGAATCGCTCGAAGTCGTTCGGAATTTATTTGAAGAAGGTTATATTCAGTCGGCATTCTGGCATCGTTACGCCATGACTATACACAGCCCTTCGGGACAACAACCGGAAACGGTTGGTGCAAAGCATATTGATACAGACAAAGGAAGTTTTGCCAACAACGAAATACCATTTACAACTTCGCATGAAATTGATTTGGATTTTTATGGAAAAGGACTTAATCTGGCAACATACAACTATATGAATGGTGCCGGATACGACATTGAAGTCCGAAAGTGGTTTAAATAA
- a CDS encoding cation diffusion facilitator family transporter, whose translation MEDLHANNINTTRSNSPSGHGEHKHHHSHDHHHDHSDVKNIKTAFFLNLFFTLVEIVGGFFTNSIAILSDAIHDLGDCLSLGLAWYFQKVAKRGSDTSYSYGYKRFSLLGAIINSIVLVTGSVLILTVAIPRIFHPEATKTEGMFLLAIVGVLVNGAAVFRLKKGNSINERVVSLHLLEDVLGWLAILIGSIVMHFFDVPVLDPIMSVAIACFVLYNVFKNMRQSLRIILQGIPAEVDMTHISNRIQQFEGVESVHDLHAWSVDGTYNVLTVHVVLNNTLDMEKLAELKATIRDSLREEGIQHATIEFETANERCIFEKCCE comes from the coding sequence ATGGAAGATTTACACGCAAATAATATAAACACAACCCGTTCAAACTCCCCATCGGGACACGGGGAACATAAACATCACCACAGCCACGATCATCACCACGATCACTCCGATGTAAAAAATATAAAAACAGCTTTCTTTCTAAATTTATTTTTTACACTGGTGGAAATAGTCGGCGGTTTTTTTACCAATAGTATTGCTATTTTATCCGATGCCATTCACGATTTGGGCGATTGCCTTTCGCTGGGATTAGCCTGGTATTTTCAGAAAGTTGCCAAAAGAGGAAGCGACACCTCCTACTCCTACGGCTACAAACGCTTTTCGCTGTTGGGAGCCATCATCAATTCCATCGTACTTGTTACGGGAAGCGTGCTAATCCTGACAGTAGCCATTCCACGTATTTTTCATCCTGAAGCCACCAAAACAGAGGGAATGTTTTTATTGGCTATCGTCGGTGTGTTGGTAAACGGTGCAGCCGTTTTTCGATTGAAAAAAGGAAATTCTATCAACGAAAGGGTGGTATCACTTCATTTGCTCGAAGATGTGTTAGGTTGGCTGGCCATTTTGATTGGCTCCATAGTAATGCACTTCTTCGATGTGCCAGTACTCGACCCCATCATGTCTGTGGCCATTGCTTGCTTTGTTTTGTATAACGTATTCAAAAATATGCGCCAAAGCCTGCGCATTATTTTGCAGGGTATACCGGCCGAAGTAGATATGACTCATATATCAAATCGTATTCAACAATTTGAAGGTGTGGAAAGTGTGCACGACTTGCATGCATGGTCGGTAGATGGAACGTACAATGTGCTCACCGTGCATGTGGTGTTGAATAACACTCTCGATATGGAAAAACTGGCGGAACTCAAAGCTACAATTCGCGATTCACTCCGTGAAGAAGGCATCCAACATGCCACTATCGAATTTGAAACCGCTAACGAACGCTGCATTTTCGAAAAATGCTGCGAATAA
- a CDS encoding ATP-binding protein — MDELSKADKKTLQTIRQKFKKAINDYRLIDNDDHILIGLSGGKDSLALVELLGERQKIFVPRFKVTAVHISVENIPYQSDLEYLKTYCNKFDIPFVHHVTRFDDTTDTHKSTCFLCSWHRRKALFDVARNLGCNKLALGHHLDDITETLLLNLFYQGSFGTMPPKLKMNKFDMAIIRPLALISEKEMKEMERIEAYQKQIKNCPHEKDSSRRDAKNLISELEKWNPDVRQSIWAAMENIKSEYLPHKFTGKGTKNHNL; from the coding sequence ATGGACGAACTAAGCAAAGCCGATAAAAAAACACTCCAAACCATCCGTCAGAAATTCAAAAAAGCTATCAACGATTACCGATTGATTGATAATGACGATCATATTCTGATTGGACTTTCAGGTGGAAAAGATTCGTTGGCTTTAGTGGAGTTACTGGGCGAACGGCAAAAAATATTCGTTCCTCGCTTTAAGGTCACCGCTGTTCATATTTCAGTCGAAAACATTCCCTACCAATCGGATTTAGAGTATCTTAAAACCTATTGCAACAAATTTGATATTCCTTTCGTACATCATGTTACGCGCTTTGATGATACTACCGACACCCACAAATCGACCTGCTTTCTATGTTCGTGGCATCGCCGAAAAGCACTGTTTGATGTTGCCCGAAATCTGGGATGCAACAAACTCGCTCTGGGACACCATTTGGATGATATAACAGAAACCCTACTACTCAATCTTTTTTATCAGGGATCGTTCGGGACTATGCCACCAAAACTAAAAATGAATAAATTTGACATGGCTATAATACGTCCTCTGGCGCTGATATCTGAAAAAGAAATGAAAGAAATGGAACGAATTGAGGCTTATCAAAAACAAATTAAAAACTGCCCACACGAAAAAGATTCGTCCCGACGAGACGCTAAAAATTTGATTTCAGAGCTTGAGAAATGGAATCCTGATGTTCGACAAAGCATTTGGGCAGCCATGGAGAATATTAAATCAGAGTATCTACCTCACAAATTTACTGGTAAAGGCACCAAAAATCATAATTTATAG
- a CDS encoding DMT family protein — translation MKIFLTITLLVISNIFMTFAWYGHLKMKEFKWFESLPLIIVILISWGIALFEYFFQVPANRMGFRENGGPFTLIQLKVIQEVITLLVFTVFSLVAFKNETFRWNHAIAFIFLILAVYFVFKK, via the coding sequence ATGAAAATCTTCCTCACAATAACACTTCTGGTTATTTCGAACATATTTATGACTTTTGCGTGGTACGGTCATTTAAAAATGAAAGAGTTTAAATGGTTTGAATCATTGCCACTGATTATCGTAATTCTCATCAGCTGGGGAATAGCTCTATTCGAATATTTCTTTCAAGTACCTGCCAATCGTATGGGTTTTAGGGAAAATGGCGGACCTTTTACACTGATTCAACTAAAAGTTATACAAGAAGTTATAACACTTTTGGTATTTACTGTTTTCTCTCTTGTTGCATTTAAAAATGAGACTTTTCGCTGGAATCATGCTATTGCATTTATCTTTCTCATACTAGCTGTTTATTTTGTTTTTAAAAAATAA
- a CDS encoding M6 family metalloprotease domain-containing protein, translating to MRMYTRWFIIFISIFSFSIKLNAVPASPYPFKITQPDGTEITIRLRGDEFFNYKTTLDGYPLIANEKGILTYAYQDINGNLVTTNIKANELKKRTSTELQFIKTLTPNIDLTKQSILKRIQRSKAVVSGSVQKKVYPLTGSPKSLVILVNFSDKSFVTSTPQISFTNLLNQNGYSANGGTGSARDYFHDNSMGVFNPQFDVVGPYTLDNTMAYYGTNAGGTKGNDTNPQQMVIDACKKASEAGVDFSQYDTDNDGMVDNVFIYYAGYNEAEGGPANTVWPHRWTLANYNTTFNGKIVYDYACTSELKGNSGSNMCGIGTFCHEFGHVLGLDDLYNTDGDYSYSTLSYWDIMDSGPYLNSGRTPPAYSAYERFYLNWLTPTELKKPQNAILETLTTSNNAYIITQNGNSNLDGVNPSPVEFFLLENRQKTGWDSYLPGHGMLVTRVYYNASTWGNNTPNNNAATMGIDIMEADGIASDATLAGDPFPGTSAVTSYSPVLRSGTNINKPLTYITETNDVIKFRFMGGGNLPTITKNGVLSAFKTVQGTPTDAKTINIGGVNLKSDINLTFKVSKHFEMKKETDPETAWSKTITLARNPIDSTVASTRILIRYNPTEPSFTEIHKDTLLLQSTGADNETVPMTGTSTRPVYVVPPVATAPTDITIASFVANWNTVFDATGYYLTAYSLSNGESTLTEGFNKGLTAPANWTITASAISSSTIYSGDSIPSIEFKNSGEYIQTEQYMLPVTSLSFYIRSLAGINGYLQVDAWNGTSWNKVDSIPITSSLNTTNSYFFNTNKNYNQFRLTYTKVAGYIVVDDVKVGFSQKLEYLARDKWLTATSDTLINLASNRDYYYKVKASDKTLNTDKSIKYENITNFSNLIHLNTFQDKSKAKSLIAVVDSIYVDNSGTVNVYIPATNVSVNVYNTIGQLITSIKNPSSNKVEIHGLARNHIYIIQAGDRVTKVIL from the coding sequence ATGAGAATGTATACGAGATGGTTCATTATTTTTATTTCAATATTTTCCTTCTCTATAAAATTAAACGCCGTTCCGGCTTCCCCATATCCTTTTAAAATAACTCAACCGGATGGCACTGAGATAACCATCAGATTACGTGGAGATGAGTTTTTCAATTATAAAACTACCCTAGATGGATACCCCTTAATTGCCAATGAGAAAGGGATTCTAACTTATGCATATCAAGACATTAATGGTAACTTAGTAACTACAAACATAAAAGCAAACGAACTAAAGAAAAGAACCTCAACAGAGTTACAATTTATAAAGACTTTAACACCTAACATAGATTTAACCAAACAAAGCATACTCAAACGCATTCAACGGTCAAAAGCTGTTGTTTCCGGCTCAGTTCAAAAGAAAGTATATCCACTAACCGGTAGCCCTAAGTCATTGGTTATACTAGTAAATTTCTCAGATAAAAGCTTTGTAACATCAACCCCACAAATATCCTTTACAAACCTCTTGAACCAAAATGGATACAGTGCCAATGGAGGTACAGGTTCGGCAAGAGATTACTTTCACGACAACTCAATGGGCGTTTTTAATCCCCAATTCGATGTAGTTGGTCCATATACATTGGATAACACAATGGCTTATTACGGTACAAATGCAGGAGGTACTAAAGGAAATGATACCAATCCTCAACAAATGGTGATTGATGCATGTAAAAAAGCATCTGAAGCCGGAGTTGATTTCTCGCAATACGATACCGATAATGATGGAATGGTTGATAACGTATTTATCTATTATGCCGGTTATAATGAGGCAGAGGGTGGTCCTGCTAATACAGTTTGGCCTCATCGTTGGACATTAGCTAATTACAACACGACGTTTAATGGTAAGATTGTATATGATTATGCTTGTACCTCTGAATTAAAAGGAAATTCAGGTTCAAATATGTGCGGTATCGGAACTTTTTGCCATGAATTTGGTCATGTACTTGGATTAGACGATCTCTACAATACAGATGGAGACTATTCATATAGCACCTTGTCTTATTGGGATATAATGGATTCTGGTCCGTATTTAAACTCTGGACGAACTCCACCGGCTTATTCTGCTTACGAACGTTTTTACCTGAATTGGCTAACACCAACCGAGCTTAAAAAGCCACAAAATGCTATTCTGGAAACACTTACAACAAGCAATAATGCTTATATCATCACTCAAAACGGAAACTCAAACCTGGATGGAGTAAATCCTTCTCCGGTTGAATTCTTTTTATTGGAAAACAGACAAAAAACTGGTTGGGATAGTTATCTGCCGGGGCATGGTATGTTGGTTACCCGTGTTTATTACAATGCTTCAACATGGGGTAATAATACCCCAAACAATAATGCAGCCACAATGGGAATTGATATTATGGAAGCAGATGGAATAGCCTCAGATGCAACCTTAGCAGGTGATCCTTTTCCCGGAACCTCTGCTGTAACTTCATATTCACCAGTTTTGCGTTCGGGGACAAACATTAATAAGCCCTTAACCTATATCACAGAAACAAATGATGTTATCAAATTCAGATTTATGGGAGGTGGCAATCTTCCAACAATAACTAAAAACGGCGTTTTAAGTGCCTTTAAAACAGTACAGGGCACACCTACCGACGCAAAAACTATCAACATCGGCGGGGTTAATCTAAAATCAGATATCAATCTTACCTTCAAAGTCAGTAAACACTTTGAAATGAAAAAAGAAACAGACCCTGAAACTGCATGGTCCAAAACGATTACTTTAGCCAGAAATCCTATTGATTCAACTGTTGCTTCTACTCGTATTCTAATACGGTATAACCCTACTGAACCTTCGTTTACAGAGATTCATAAAGACACGTTATTACTTCAATCTACCGGTGCTGACAATGAGACGGTTCCCATGACTGGTACTTCAACTCGTCCGGTTTACGTAGTACCTCCGGTTGCCACTGCTCCAACCGATATAACCATTGCCAGTTTTGTCGCAAACTGGAACACTGTATTTGATGCTACAGGTTATTATTTAACTGCTTATAGTTTATCTAATGGCGAATCAACATTAACGGAAGGATTCAACAAAGGACTTACAGCTCCTGCTAACTGGACAATTACAGCTTCGGCTATATCTTCTTCAACTATTTATAGTGGGGATTCTATTCCTTCAATAGAGTTCAAAAACTCGGGTGAATACATCCAAACTGAACAATACATGCTTCCTGTTACAAGCTTATCTTTTTATATCAGATCATTAGCCGGAATAAATGGGTATCTTCAGGTAGATGCATGGAATGGTACTAGTTGGAACAAAGTGGATTCAATTCCTATTACCAGTTCGCTCAACACCACCAACTCATATTTCTTCAACACGAATAAGAATTACAACCAATTCCGGTTAACATATACCAAAGTGGCCGGATACATAGTAGTAGATGATGTAAAGGTAGGATTTTCGCAAAAACTTGAATACTTAGCGCGAGATAAATGGCTTACCGCTACTTCCGACACGCTGATTAATCTCGCTTCTAATCGCGATTACTACTACAAAGTGAAAGCGAGTGATAAAACTTTAAATACTGACAAAAGCATTAAGTATGAAAATATCACCAATTTTTCAAATCTTATTCATCTAAACACTTTTCAGGACAAGTCTAAAGCAAAAAGCCTGATAGCAGTTGTAGATAGTATTTACGTCGATAACAGCGGAACTGTAAATGTATATATTCCGGCCACTAACGTATCAGTTAATGTATATAACACTATAGGGCAATTAATCACGTCCATAAAAAATCCAAGCTCAAATAAAGTGGAAATACATGGGCTGGCTCGCAATCATATTTATATTATACAAGCCGGCGATCGCGTTACAAAAGTCATTCTGTAG
- a CDS encoding ABC-F family ATP-binding cassette domain-containing protein codes for MLSVDALTVEFGGQTLFSDISFVINEKDRIALMGKNGAGKSTLLKILAGVREPSRGSISYPKETVVAYLPQHLLLKDDRTVFEETSMAFSEINEMGKLIEAMNEELTTRTDYESDSYMELIERVSALSEQFYSIEEINYDADIEKTLLGLGFSREDFTRNTSEFSGGWRMRIELAKILLRRPDVILLDEPTNHLDIESIQWLEDFLINSAKAVVVISHDRAFVDNITTRTIEVTMGRIYDYKAKYSHYLELRKERREQQQKQYDEQQKMIAETTEFIERFKGTYSKTLQVQSRVKMLEKLELIEVDEEDTSALRLKFPPSPRSGNYPVTAENVGKCYGEKRIFANANFMIERGEKIAFVGKNGEGKSTLVKAIMKEIDHEGTLTLGHNVKIGYFAQDQASLLDENLTVFQTIDDVAVGDIRNKIKDLLGAFMFGGDNSFKKVKVLSGGERQRLAMIKLLLEPVNLLILDEPTNHLDMKTKDILKQALVDFDGTLIVVSHDRDFLDNLVNKVYEFGNQKVTEHLEDIYGFLAKKKMESLREIEKKN; via the coding sequence ATGTTATCAGTTGATGCTCTCACCGTCGAATTTGGCGGACAAACACTTTTTTCAGATATTTCCTTTGTTATTAATGAGAAAGACCGTATTGCTCTTATGGGTAAAAACGGTGCCGGAAAATCAACCCTGCTCAAAATTCTGGCCGGAGTTCGCGAACCCTCACGTGGTTCCATTTCTTATCCTAAAGAGACTGTTGTTGCTTATCTGCCTCAACATTTACTGCTCAAAGATGATCGAACCGTTTTCGAAGAAACCTCGATGGCTTTTTCAGAAATCAACGAAATGGGGAAACTGATAGAGGCGATGAACGAAGAGTTGACCACCAGAACCGACTACGAATCTGACAGTTATATGGAGCTTATCGAGCGGGTATCTGCTCTGAGCGAACAATTTTATAGCATTGAAGAAATTAATTATGATGCTGACATAGAAAAAACGCTTTTGGGTCTGGGATTCTCGCGCGAAGATTTTACCCGTAATACTTCGGAGTTTAGCGGCGGATGGCGTATGCGCATTGAGTTGGCAAAGATTCTCCTCCGACGTCCTGATGTTATTTTGCTTGATGAACCAACCAACCATCTGGATATCGAATCCATTCAATGGCTTGAAGATTTTCTAATTAACTCGGCAAAAGCAGTAGTAGTAATTTCGCACGACAGGGCTTTTGTTGATAACATTACAACACGTACGATAGAAGTTACCATGGGACGTATTTACGACTATAAAGCTAAATATTCCCATTACCTTGAGCTACGCAAAGAGCGCCGTGAGCAGCAGCAAAAACAGTATGACGAACAACAGAAAATGATTGCCGAAACAACTGAATTTATCGAACGATTTAAAGGAACATATTCTAAAACACTGCAGGTTCAATCGCGTGTAAAAATGTTGGAAAAACTGGAATTGATCGAGGTAGATGAAGAAGACACTTCGGCTTTGCGTCTTAAATTTCCACCCTCTCCCCGTTCGGGTAATTATCCTGTTACGGCTGAAAACGTAGGGAAATGCTATGGTGAGAAACGCATTTTTGCCAACGCAAATTTCATGATTGAAAGAGGGGAGAAAATTGCCTTTGTTGGGAAAAATGGTGAAGGAAAATCAACGCTGGTTAAAGCTATTATGAAAGAGATTGACCATGAAGGCACGCTAACGCTGGGACACAATGTAAAAATAGGCTATTTTGCACAGGATCAAGCTTCTTTGCTTGATGAAAACCTCACCGTATTTCAAACCATTGATGATGTGGCCGTAGGCGATATCCGCAATAAAATAAAGGACTTGTTGGGAGCGTTCATGTTTGGCGGCGACAATTCGTTCAAGAAGGTAAAAGTGCTATCTGGCGGTGAGCGGCAACGACTTGCTATGATCAAATTATTACTGGAACCGGTCAATCTGCTCATCCTCGATGAGCCCACCAATCACCTGGATATGAAAACCAAAGATATTCTGAAACAAGCATTAGTCGATTTTGATGGAACACTTATCGTTGTTTCGCACGACCGTGATTTTCTGGATAATTTAGTCAACAAGGTTTACGAGTTTGGAAATCAAAAAGTGACAGAGCACCTTGAAGACATATACGGATTTCTGGCTAAGAAAAAAATGGAGAGTCTTCGTGAAATAGAGAAAAAAAACTAA
- a CDS encoding polysaccharide biosynthesis protein yields the protein MRTSLINRWIVFEIDLLICIAGYGIATFIQVRNSNMDITGSRLFLAGVVYILSTSVCFYTLKPYRGLIRHSSLIEMWRLFVSLVISVIVLYVFILSFGYSFSYRFFFVQNVFLISLVMLLLLRYAIVLVYNYTVNYTTEVRNKSLIYEIDMHSIALAQWLNKSAANKHQVQGFLTRNKNAKKTRIHGLPVHTLNEDRLDWFLRKNEVNTIIFPDYKSVRNEQSFISACIEMGMSVLVSPPFEGLDSNNKIRYQMKPIQFEDLLGRDEIMIDMEKIELQTRDKIILITGAAGSIGSELVRQLAHFKPKLLLVFDVAETPLHNLRMEMERNYPELKFVPIIGDVRSENRLDFVFRKYHPQIVYHAAAYKHVPLMEENPCEAVLVNIKGTMNLSNYAVRYKVESFVMISTDKAVNPTNVMGASKRIAEIYVQALAKETQKNGGKVNFVTTRFGNVLGSNGSVIPHFKEQIEKGGPVTVTHPDIIRYFMTIPEACRLVLEAASFGNTGEIYVFDMGSPVKIVDLAKRMIELAGFVPNKDINIEFIGLRPGEKLFEELLNDKETTIPTEHEKITIASVRQYEFEKVQSAVQNIIEFSNAVKVECTIKAMKELVPEFKSKNSPYAEFDNHELTECLMEINKEKINQ from the coding sequence ATGAGAACATCATTAATTAATCGATGGATTGTATTTGAAATAGACTTATTGATTTGCATTGCCGGATATGGTATTGCAACTTTTATTCAAGTGCGGAATTCGAATATGGACATTACCGGCTCCAGATTATTCCTAGCCGGTGTAGTTTATATCCTTAGTACATCGGTATGTTTTTACACGCTGAAGCCTTATCGCGGATTGATACGACATTCAAGTCTGATAGAGATGTGGCGTCTATTTGTGTCGTTGGTAATATCTGTTATTGTTTTGTACGTTTTTATACTATCTTTTGGATATTCATTTTCCTATCGTTTCTTTTTCGTACAAAATGTGTTTTTAATTAGTCTGGTAATGCTGCTGCTATTGCGCTACGCCATAGTACTTGTCTATAATTATACGGTTAATTACACCACAGAAGTTCGTAATAAATCGTTGATTTATGAAATAGATATGCACAGCATAGCACTGGCTCAATGGCTGAATAAAAGTGCTGCCAATAAGCATCAGGTTCAGGGCTTTTTGACTCGTAATAAGAATGCCAAAAAAACCCGAATTCATGGGTTGCCTGTACACACCTTAAACGAAGACAGATTGGACTGGTTTTTACGTAAGAATGAGGTAAACACGATTATCTTCCCCGATTATAAAAGTGTCAGAAACGAACAATCTTTCATTTCTGCTTGCATTGAAATGGGAATGTCTGTGTTGGTTTCTCCTCCGTTTGAGGGCTTGGATTCAAACAATAAGATTCGCTATCAGATGAAACCCATACAGTTTGAAGATTTACTGGGCAGGGATGAAATCATGATAGATATGGAAAAGATTGAATTACAGACCCGGGATAAAATTATACTGATTACGGGTGCTGCTGGTTCAATTGGGAGCGAACTTGTAAGACAATTAGCTCACTTCAAACCGAAATTGCTATTAGTATTTGATGTTGCCGAAACACCATTGCATAATTTGCGGATGGAAATGGAACGTAATTATCCAGAACTTAAATTTGTTCCGATAATAGGTGACGTCCGAAGTGAGAATAGATTGGATTTCGTGTTCAGAAAATACCACCCACAGATAGTTTACCATGCTGCAGCATACAAGCATGTGCCACTTATGGAGGAAAATCCATGCGAGGCTGTTTTGGTAAATATAAAAGGTACTATGAATCTGAGCAATTATGCCGTGCGCTATAAGGTCGAAAGCTTTGTCATGATTTCTACCGACAAGGCGGTAAACCCAACCAATGTTATGGGTGCTTCCAAAAGAATTGCTGAGATTTACGTACAGGCTTTGGCTAAAGAAACTCAGAAAAATGGTGGCAAGGTAAATTTTGTGACAACCCGTTTCGGTAATGTGCTTGGATCAAACGGTTCGGTGATTCCCCACTTTAAGGAGCAGATAGAAAAAGGTGGTCCGGTGACGGTAACACACCCTGATATCATTCGTTACTTTATGACCATCCCTGAAGCTTGCAGATTGGTATTAGAGGCTGCATCGTTTGGAAATACTGGTGAGATATATGTTTTTGATATGGGAAGTCCGGTGAAGATTGTAGATTTGGCTAAACGAATGATCGAGTTGGCTGGGTTTGTTCCGAATAAAGATATTAATATTGAATTTATTGGTTTACGACCGGGTGAAAAATTATTCGAAGAATTGCTAAACGATAAGGAAACCACTATCCCTACTGAACACGAAAAAATAACAATCGCCAGTGTTCGTCAATATGAGTTTGAAAAAGTACAGAGTGCAGTGCAGAATATCATTGAGTTTTCCAACGCGGTAAAAGTAGAATGTACGATTAAGGCAATGAAGGAATTAGTACCGGAGTTTAAAAGTAAAAACTCTCCTTACGCTGAATTTGATAACCATGAATTAACGGAATGTTTAATGGAAATCAATAAGGAGAAAATTAATCAGTAA